The Deltaproteobacteria bacterium genome includes a window with the following:
- a CDS encoding class I SAM-dependent methyltransferase produces MNDSCHGKLLSERDGRRIIACDKCGHNHVVPMYTEEELENFYENVYSESTPSFLWHEKVENIKRFKKAGKVLDIGCWEGQQLEHFIKTGWKCVGTELNKRAANVAISKGIDVHQISIREFFHQFENEKWDVINVAYILEHIPDPIDLLIKLKGNLENDGIIIVEVPNDFSPFQLAYIAEHNIEPYWITLPDHLNYFDRKGIENLLKRAGFSIIHGETSFPMEMFLLMGDNYLHNRSIGKASFQKVVAMERILRNYDSTLVSELYASLYMCGVGRSIVLYVKSSDNK; encoded by the coding sequence ATGAACGATAGTTGTCATGGTAAATTGCTATCGGAACGGGACGGACGCAGAATAATTGCATGCGACAAATGCGGCCATAATCATGTGGTGCCGATGTATACCGAGGAGGAATTGGAAAATTTTTATGAAAACGTTTATTCCGAGAGTACCCCGAGCTTTCTCTGGCATGAAAAGGTTGAAAACATTAAAAGATTTAAAAAAGCAGGAAAAGTGCTCGATATTGGATGCTGGGAAGGCCAACAACTTGAGCATTTTATAAAGACTGGATGGAAATGCGTTGGAACAGAGCTAAACAAGAGAGCCGCAAACGTAGCCATCTCTAAAGGCATTGATGTCCATCAAATATCTATCAGGGAATTCTTTCATCAATTTGAAAATGAGAAATGGGATGTCATTAACGTCGCTTACATACTTGAACATATTCCCGATCCAATTGATCTGTTGATCAAACTGAAGGGCAATTTGGAAAATGATGGCATCATAATTGTCGAGGTTCCCAATGATTTTAGTCCGTTTCAATTAGCCTATATTGCTGAACACAACATCGAACCATATTGGATTACGCTTCCTGATCATTTGAACTATTTTGATAGAAAGGGCATTGAAAATCTTTTGAAAAGAGCAGGATTTAGCATTATTCACGGAGAAACATCTTTCCCAATGGAGATGTTTCTTCTTATGGGTGATAACTATTTACATAATAGATCAATTGGCAAGGCGTCATTTCAAAAGGTAGTAGCAATGGAGAGAATCCTTCGTAATTATGATTCGACATTGGTTTCCGAATTGTATGCTTCTCTATATATGTGTGGTGTAGGTAGAAGCATTGTCCTTTACGTAAAGTCGTCTGACAATAAATGA
- a CDS encoding metallophosphoesterase family protein, which yields MRICVFSDIHGNGPAFAAAVGSIISEHADINVFLGDLCGYYYDQMAIFYRLQAIPNLVSLRGNHDSLFIKIYNGDENVRQNYRSRYGNSMEKLLQSDCHELADWLSNLPDSITWDNYSICLCHGSPWAPSDGYVYPDAPLDQFEIDTASVFILGNTHYPMHRKLGEKIIINPGSLGQPRHGGWSSYAVFDLPSGNVVFREVRYDKAPLYCQIEEAMETNPYLKEVLCRSK from the coding sequence ATGAGAATTTGTGTCTTTTCCGATATCCATGGAAATGGGCCTGCCTTCGCTGCCGCTGTAGGAAGTATTATCTCCGAGCATGCTGATATTAACGTTTTTTTAGGGGATCTTTGCGGCTACTACTATGACCAAATGGCAATATTTTATCGCCTCCAGGCAATCCCAAACCTCGTTTCACTCAGGGGAAACCATGATTCGTTGTTCATCAAAATCTATAATGGTGATGAGAATGTTCGACAGAATTATCGGAGCCGTTATGGAAATTCCATGGAGAAACTCCTTCAATCCGATTGTCATGAACTGGCTGACTGGTTATCAAATCTACCCGATTCCATAACATGGGATAACTATAGTATCTGTCTTTGCCACGGCAGTCCTTGGGCGCCATCAGACGGCTATGTCTATCCGGATGCGCCATTGGATCAATTTGAGATCGACACCGCATCAGTTTTTATCCTCGGAAACACCCACTATCCCATGCACAGAAAGTTGGGTGAAAAAATTATCATCAATCCGGGATCCTTGGGGCAACCACGTCATGGAGGATGGTCATCATATGCCGTGTTCGACCTTCCGTCCGGTAATGTCGTATTCCGGGAAGTTCGATACGATAAGGCCCCCCTGTATTGCCAGATTGAAGAGGCAATGGAAACCAATCCCTATCTGAAGGAGGTTCTCTGCAGGAGCAAATGA
- a CDS encoding ATP-grasp domain-containing protein, producing the protein MKTRPVILISAVCGDIGGGAVRALRASASRLIGCDMRDGCPVSPILDSFYKAPAASDPDYYMSFLKDIISAEEVDAFLPISEPEIEVLNERRAEIESLGVKLLLNNQLIIDNFLDKFKMIHFLNRLGIKVPRTMPLRNYDGTIGFPLIIKPRRGYGSKRLWIVEDEHDLAYVKKKDEGLLIVQEYLGRVEEEYTTGVFSDGRNVSSITFKRRLGFGGLSAEAVYSECPFLEELSKRIASATGLRGCINIQSRRLNENLFVPFEINPRLSSTLPFRKHFGFDDAVWWLNILFGGSYNYIKKFKAGKVVRFVSDYYFDMEETAGR; encoded by the coding sequence ATGAAGACCCGTCCTGTTATCCTGATATCGGCTGTCTGTGGAGATATCGGCGGGGGCGCTGTTCGCGCTCTCAGAGCATCAGCCTCAAGGCTCATCGGGTGCGATATGAGGGATGGGTGTCCCGTTAGCCCAATACTTGATTCTTTTTATAAGGCGCCTGCCGCATCTGATCCGGATTATTACATGTCTTTTCTTAAAGATATAATTAGTGCAGAGGAAGTTGACGCATTTCTCCCCATTTCGGAGCCTGAAATCGAAGTACTCAACGAACGAAGGGCAGAGATAGAATCGCTGGGAGTCAAGCTTCTTCTCAACAACCAACTTATTATTGATAACTTCCTCGACAAGTTCAAAATGATACACTTTCTCAATAGGCTTGGGATTAAGGTGCCGAGAACAATGCCGCTTCGCAACTACGATGGAACCATAGGATTTCCCCTTATCATTAAGCCAAGAAGAGGCTATGGAAGCAAGCGGCTCTGGATAGTAGAAGACGAGCATGATTTGGCTTATGTGAAGAAAAAAGACGAGGGGCTCCTCATCGTTCAAGAATACCTCGGCCGTGTTGAAGAAGAATACACAACGGGGGTGTTTTCCGACGGCCGCAATGTTTCTTCCATTACTTTTAAACGCCGTTTGGGTTTCGGGGGACTTTCAGCAGAAGCTGTTTATTCTGAATGCCCCTTTCTGGAGGAACTCTCCAAAAGAATCGCTTCGGCCACAGGTCTACGCGGCTGCATCAATATTCAGTCGCGGCGTCTCAACGAGAACCTCTTTGTTCCTTTTGAAATCAACCCGAGGCTTTCAAGTACGCTGCCTTTCCGTAAACATTTTGGGTTTGACGATGCTGTATGGTGGTTGAATATTCTTTTCGGGGGAAGCTATAATTACATCAAGAAATTCAAAGCGGGTAAGGTTGTACGCTTTGTATCGGACTACTATTTTGACATGGAAGAGACCGCTGGAAGATGA
- a CDS encoding GNAT family N-acetyltransferase has protein sequence MINKQEILLQADNILVRPLKVTDVSDEYIAGLNDPDVNRYLVAVRQHRQTKESVTRYVEADGDNPLSILFGIFVKKDENPFVGTLRVHNIDFFHFSASIGVCLFAKRAWKRGYACHGLRLIKKYLFEDVKLHYLEAGVYAENVDSIACFLNAGFVEQYRINNKYRHIDSFEEVIFFAAINPLFDSSLLK, from the coding sequence ATGATCAATAAACAGGAGATTCTCCTTCAAGCGGATAATATCTTGGTCCGACCCTTGAAAGTAACGGATGTTAGTGATGAATATATCGCAGGTCTGAACGATCCCGATGTGAATCGGTATCTTGTTGCAGTGCGTCAGCATCGCCAAACGAAAGAAAGTGTCACACGCTATGTGGAGGCGGACGGGGATAATCCCCTTTCGATTCTGTTTGGCATATTCGTTAAAAAAGATGAAAATCCTTTTGTTGGCACGCTCAGGGTTCATAATATTGATTTCTTCCACTTTTCTGCATCCATAGGTGTTTGTCTTTTCGCCAAGCGGGCATGGAAAAGGGGCTATGCTTGTCATGGACTACGGTTGATTAAAAAATATTTATTTGAAGACGTCAAACTGCATTATTTGGAAGCAGGGGTTTATGCAGAAAATGTGGATAGCATAGCATGTTTTTTAAACGCAGGGTTTGTTGAACAGTATCGCATCAATAATAAATATCGCCACATTGACAGCTTTGAAGAGGTAATCTTTTTTGCAGCAATTAATCCTCTATTCGACTCATCTCTCTTGAAGTAG
- a CDS encoding radical SAM protein, whose amino-acid sequence MEKILYPVGLSYIASAIYRSSHELSILDMDANRIGFVELEEQLRKLNFDAVGFGCIVTGYKIVKEIALIVKKVNPVAWVIVGNSVASSIPQTLLKNTVVDIAVIGEGDITIVEVLDCLDKCGKLQEVEGIYYKDKNEIKKSAARKIIPDIDAIPFPEWDLFDVHRYLEMSCKYVSEPYPMELQKIRAFPVNTARGCAFKCTFCYHVFRNDKYRYRSASNIIQEISELQKRYQVNYVNFWDELTLLSIKQTEILVDTILASGLEFYWTAACRGDLFNMKDIDLLKKMKKTGCIGLGYALESANRNILKSMNKKLDPNDFIEQTKALKKAGIVSWTSLVIGYPEETEDTIRETFELCYQNDIYPSSGFLLPQPGTPMYEYAVKNGFICDEESYLMDMGDRQDLRVNLTKIPNDQLHDYVSAHLRRIRDKLQLNLSDDQLLKSGKYRRNPS is encoded by the coding sequence GTGGAAAAGATACTCTATCCCGTCGGGTTGAGTTATATCGCCAGTGCCATTTATCGTTCATCGCATGAACTTAGCATTCTTGATATGGACGCAAACCGTATCGGATTTGTCGAATTGGAAGAACAGCTTCGTAAACTTAATTTTGATGCTGTTGGTTTCGGATGCATCGTGACAGGATATAAAATTGTAAAAGAAATTGCACTGATCGTAAAGAAGGTAAATCCAGTTGCATGGGTGATTGTCGGAAATTCTGTAGCCAGTTCGATTCCACAAACGCTGTTAAAAAACACCGTGGTTGATATTGCAGTTATCGGCGAAGGCGATATCACAATAGTCGAGGTTCTGGACTGTCTTGATAAATGTGGAAAATTACAAGAAGTTGAAGGAATTTACTACAAAGATAAAAACGAAATCAAAAAGTCCGCCGCCCGAAAAATCATTCCCGATATAGACGCGATACCTTTTCCTGAGTGGGATCTTTTCGATGTTCATAGATATCTGGAAATGTCTTGTAAATACGTGTCAGAGCCTTATCCCATGGAACTGCAAAAAATTAGGGCTTTTCCAGTAAATACCGCACGCGGATGTGCTTTTAAATGCACATTTTGTTATCACGTATTTAGAAATGATAAATACCGCTACCGTAGTGCCTCTAATATTATCCAAGAAATTTCTGAACTACAGAAAAGATACCAAGTCAACTACGTCAATTTTTGGGATGAGCTGACTTTGTTATCGATCAAACAGACGGAAATCCTTGTCGATACGATTCTTGCATCCGGACTTGAATTTTATTGGACGGCTGCTTGCCGGGGGGATCTGTTTAATATGAAAGATATTGATTTGCTGAAAAAAATGAAAAAAACCGGATGTATAGGGCTGGGCTACGCATTGGAGTCTGCCAATCGGAATATATTAAAAAGTATGAATAAAAAATTGGATCCCAATGATTTTATCGAACAGACTAAGGCACTGAAAAAAGCCGGAATTGTAAGCTGGACAAGCTTAGTGATAGGTTATCCGGAAGAAACCGAAGACACGATTCGGGAAACATTTGAATTATGTTATCAGAATGACATCTATCCGAGTTCTGGTTTTCTTCTGCCCCAACCCGGTACTCCGATGTACGAATATGCCGTAAAAAATGGGTTTATCTGCGATGAAGAATCCTACTTAATGGATATGGGTGATCGCCAGGATCTTAGGGTAAACCTTACCAAAATACCGAATGACCAACTTCATGATTATGTCAGTGCACACCTACGCAGGATTAGAGATAAGCTACAGCTTAATTTATCAGATGATCAGCTCCTCAAGTCTGGTAAATATCGCCGGAATCCTTCCTGA
- a CDS encoding DUF4910 domain-containing protein: MSQFEGQEMYRLIEKLFPIHRSITGDGVRETLAILGDYMGGLDISEISTGEKCFDWTIPNEWNIREAFIEDSSGRRIIDFKNNNLHVSSYSTPVDGVFSLEELTPHIYSLPDQPDAIPYKTSYYAERWGFCMSHSQFESLKNDNYRVKIDSTLAPGSLTYADKRIPGLEEREVLISTYVCHPSMANNELSGPALAVGLYHFLFQRKNRYSYRFVFVTETIGAVAYLSRNLVEMKKNTIAGFQLTCVGDNRSYSYVPSRKGGTLADKVAKHILDKKIRTYVPYTYLDRGSDERQYCAPGIDLPVVSMPRTKYGKYPEYHTSLDNLELVSSEGLQGSLDLHKDCIRLLEENRKYQVTTLCEPHLGKRNLRNSLGADKRMHDRDRMISNLIAYCDGDNDLIDLGEIFGVCALELIPYIEELRACDLLRIVE; this comes from the coding sequence ATGTCCCAATTTGAGGGACAGGAAATGTACAGGCTCATTGAGAAGCTGTTTCCTATTCACCGGAGTATTACGGGAGACGGCGTCAGGGAAACACTGGCCATCTTGGGTGACTACATGGGTGGTCTCGATATCTCTGAGATTTCAACGGGGGAAAAGTGCTTTGATTGGACAATCCCCAACGAGTGGAACATCCGAGAGGCATTCATCGAAGACAGTTCCGGCAGAAGGATCATCGATTTCAAGAACAATAACCTTCATGTTTCGAGCTATAGCACACCGGTCGACGGCGTTTTCAGTTTGGAAGAGTTAACCCCGCACATTTACTCTTTGCCGGACCAGCCCGATGCCATTCCATACAAAACCTCATACTATGCCGAGCGATGGGGCTTTTGTATGTCCCATTCTCAATTTGAAAGTTTGAAAAACGACAACTACCGTGTCAAAATCGATTCCACGTTGGCTCCGGGCAGCTTGACCTATGCCGACAAGCGCATTCCCGGCCTCGAGGAACGTGAAGTTCTGATTTCGACGTATGTTTGTCACCCGTCTATGGCGAACAATGAACTATCAGGCCCGGCGCTGGCCGTAGGGTTGTATCATTTCCTTTTTCAGAGAAAGAACCGCTATTCCTATCGTTTTGTTTTCGTTACTGAAACAATCGGGGCCGTGGCTTATCTGAGCAGGAATTTGGTGGAGATGAAGAAAAATACCATTGCCGGTTTTCAGTTAACCTGTGTCGGCGACAACCGCAGCTACTCTTATGTGCCATCCCGCAAGGGCGGTACCCTCGCTGACAAAGTCGCCAAACATATCTTAGACAAGAAAATCAGAACCTACGTTCCGTATACGTATTTAGACCGAGGCAGCGATGAAAGGCAGTACTGTGCTCCGGGCATTGATCTACCGGTCGTATCTATGCCAAGGACCAAATACGGAAAATATCCGGAATATCACACGTCTCTTGACAATCTGGAACTAGTGTCTTCGGAAGGATTGCAGGGCTCGCTCGACCTGCACAAAGACTGCATTCGTCTCTTGGAAGAGAACCGGAAGTATCAGGTAACAACACTTTGCGAACCTCATCTGGGGAAAAGAAACCTGAGAAACAGTTTAGGTGCAGACAAAAGGATGCATGATCGGGACAGGATGATCAGCAACTTGATCGCGTATTGCGACGGGGACAACGATTTAATCGATCTGGGCGAAATCTTCGGCGTATGCGCCCTGGAGCTGATTCCCTACATTGAAGAACTCAGAGCTTGTGATTTACTGAGAATTGTAGAGTAA
- a CDS encoding AAC(3) family N-acetyltransferase, whose protein sequence is MLTKQQLQSQLAKTGIRRGDHIMVYSSYKSLGGVEGGVDTVIDAFLELVGPEGNALFPTFNFRSWTENHYFDINETPSDVGAISEVARLRKEAVRTPHPIYSFAAIGKHAEEYEQCDDIEAYGENSVFSLFHKMNGLIISIGLEWNSTFSNHHYVEYRNGVHYRKVKGFSGIYVDKNNQAQIKTYTMYVRRTLKVKTYIVPAMSELYARKIIEAVDVGSTKVHFCRASTFFDHMGEIIRTHPEKLHYIEGSPSKS, encoded by the coding sequence ATGTTGACAAAGCAACAATTACAAAGCCAGTTGGCAAAAACAGGGATTCGTCGTGGTGACCACATAATGGTGTACAGTTCGTACAAGTCCCTGGGCGGAGTGGAAGGCGGAGTGGACACGGTCATCGACGCCTTCCTGGAGCTTGTCGGCCCGGAGGGAAACGCACTATTCCCGACCTTTAATTTCAGGTCGTGGACCGAGAACCATTATTTTGACATTAATGAAACCCCGTCAGATGTGGGGGCCATTTCCGAGGTCGCCCGGCTGAGGAAAGAGGCGGTTCGGACACCGCACCCTATCTATTCCTTTGCGGCCATTGGAAAACACGCCGAAGAGTATGAACAATGCGATGACATCGAGGCGTATGGTGAGAATTCGGTTTTCTCCCTGTTTCATAAAATGAACGGATTGATTATCAGCATCGGTCTGGAGTGGAATAGCACCTTTTCGAATCATCATTACGTGGAATACAGGAATGGGGTGCACTACCGAAAGGTCAAGGGTTTCTCAGGAATCTATGTTGATAAGAACAATCAGGCGCAGATCAAAACCTACACCATGTACGTGAGAAGAACCTTAAAGGTGAAAACATACATTGTCCCCGCCATGTCGGAGCTATATGCCCGGAAAATCATAGAAGCCGTGGACGTGGGAAGCACCAAAGTGCATTTTTGCCGAGCCAGCACTTTTTTTGATCACATGGGCGAGATCATTAGAACCCACCCTGAAAAACTGCATTATATCGAGGGGTCTCCTTCCAAATCGTAA
- a CDS encoding polysaccharide biosynthesis PFTS motif protein, whose protein sequence is MRITTKLILEAPSNKDRRFVLEQVNRGVPVYVIEPFYAYHHQGKIMFFPPPLVPFIESLLEKGRIQLISADSLYSREIYLLAAERAVEHVEKVYPFYLSQHRNLISAIIQQLDSEQAERIFKKRLCEQLAIFFSINLTFEKVRHVLGDGELIVHAPIDVNLYKSLEYMITQTGGIPIQTDNHIKFSTISRRRSSVTAFKKSASIFIKIVCQFFASLILSRQPKMSGRGFKYGIAVISPQRQFRGNNRGPDFLIDNHTIKKSEVAYFPLVPMQPEYLTALHKLGSDVIPLPAPGRFFSDGKQWRHLLACSLKELPFGYREVETAAANLFNYLRWKYILSKTKVQHFITHADFGDYHISRNIALNQHGAQTWYYTDASNFSLNFREDNGRWNLHPFWTYLYYDHFITWYEDLGKYFSMHPGTFKNIEVVGCLWSQHIENKNTSIYPSEFKIEKKLLNNKFKIVVFTSTYTVKGITSYDEAITFLQDIIRLANELEDVVIIVKEKKRQEFHLQLDPIKGTRLLEILNDMSQNPRLRVLTRDANTSLLIGESDLCISFPFTSTTIEALSVDHPAIWHDSQSFYRHNVYSEFKNIVTHGYDELKETVLMHMKSEGKTYRNPIPEGYPLMDPFRDGKAIERFRDLFHVS, encoded by the coding sequence ATGAGGATAACAACAAAACTTATACTGGAAGCGCCCAGTAACAAAGACCGGCGATTTGTCCTTGAACAAGTTAATCGTGGCGTTCCGGTGTATGTAATCGAACCCTTTTATGCGTATCATCACCAGGGAAAAATAATGTTTTTCCCTCCTCCGTTAGTTCCGTTCATTGAATCTTTGCTGGAAAAGGGACGTATTCAACTTATTAGCGCCGATTCACTATATTCTAGAGAGATATATTTATTGGCCGCCGAACGTGCGGTTGAGCATGTAGAGAAGGTATATCCATTTTATTTGTCGCAGCATAGAAATCTGATATCTGCTATTATACAGCAATTAGATTCCGAACAGGCGGAACGCATATTCAAAAAACGTTTATGTGAACAACTTGCCATATTTTTTTCTATAAACCTAACTTTTGAAAAAGTTAGGCATGTTTTAGGGGATGGAGAATTAATTGTTCATGCACCGATCGATGTGAATTTATACAAATCGCTTGAATACATGATCACTCAAACTGGCGGGATACCGATACAAACTGATAACCATATAAAATTTTCTACCATTTCACGAAGGCGATCTTCTGTCACGGCATTCAAAAAAAGTGCGAGTATTTTCATCAAAATAGTATGTCAATTTTTCGCTAGCCTCATTTTATCCCGGCAGCCGAAAATGTCTGGTAGAGGATTCAAATATGGCATCGCAGTTATTTCACCGCAACGGCAGTTCAGAGGAAATAATAGGGGACCGGATTTTCTGATAGACAATCATACAATCAAAAAATCAGAGGTTGCCTATTTTCCTTTGGTACCCATGCAACCAGAATATTTAACAGCTTTGCATAAACTTGGTTCCGATGTAATACCACTTCCAGCACCCGGACGGTTTTTTTCCGATGGGAAACAATGGAGGCATCTATTAGCGTGCTCATTAAAAGAACTTCCCTTTGGTTACAGAGAGGTCGAGACTGCGGCAGCTAACCTGTTTAATTATCTGCGTTGGAAGTATATTTTATCAAAAACAAAGGTTCAGCATTTTATTACCCATGCAGATTTTGGAGACTACCATATATCCAGAAACATCGCCTTGAATCAGCATGGTGCACAAACGTGGTATTATACCGATGCCAGCAATTTCAGCCTTAATTTCAGAGAAGATAATGGACGATGGAATCTTCATCCCTTCTGGACTTATCTTTATTACGACCATTTCATAACCTGGTATGAAGATCTTGGTAAATATTTTTCAATGCATCCTGGCACTTTTAAAAATATAGAAGTTGTTGGTTGTTTGTGGTCGCAGCACATTGAGAACAAAAATACATCGATTTATCCATCAGAATTCAAAATTGAAAAAAAGCTATTAAATAATAAGTTTAAAATCGTCGTTTTTACATCAACATATACCGTAAAAGGCATAACATCTTATGATGAGGCGATCACATTTCTACAGGATATCATCCGCCTTGCAAATGAATTAGAAGATGTTGTTATTATCGTAAAAGAAAAAAAAAGACAGGAATTCCATCTTCAACTCGATCCAATAAAGGGTACACGTCTACTTGAAATACTGAACGATATGTCTCAAAATCCTCGTCTGCGTGTACTCACAAGAGATGCGAATACATCACTATTAATAGGGGAATCAGATCTTTGTATATCCTTTCCGTTTACCTCCACCACTATTGAGGCGCTCAGCGTTGATCACCCTGCAATTTGGCATGATTCCCAAAGTTTTTACCGTCATAATGTCTATTCTGAATTTAAAAATATCGTTACTCATGGATATGATGAGTTAAAAGAAACCGTTTTGATGCATATGAAAAGCGAGGGGAAAACTTACCGTAATCCTATTCCTGAAGGTTACCCACTGATGGATCCGTTCCGAGATGGTAAAGCTATTGAAAGATTTCGGGATCTTTTCCACGTTTCATAA
- a CDS encoding oligosaccharide flippase family protein: MISKKKQIKNSLIYLLPVIVGNLIPILTLPIFTRILTPADYGVWALAQVYAIFMNGVANFGLTIGYERNFFEHKETKNVAGLLYSTLLFVIIAFIICGLFTYLFKYQLSGWIIGSPDHANILFWSYCATGIVGLKIYYLTYFKNTENAKALVWYTIDESLLGVLFSLFMVAYLRIGVIGLIWGQLLASCIIFSILSFRFVRFLPVSFNGEALKDSLKLSLPLTPRIFFGVIGSQFDKYMIGLLNTVGGVGVYNIGQKVGYIVFSYMTAIQNVFSPQVYKRMFDLGEKGGESVGRYLTPFLYISISMGLMVSLFAEEIISILTPKSYHGAIEIVMILSMLYGSYFFGKQPQLIYAKKTYITSVLTAVSIGLNILINIPFIMKWGAVGAAWGTLLAGLISGTVSFIVSQQYYEIKWEYGKIASIFLIFFGSTLAMILLRSFNIPYEMRVVVKLISLTGYLYLGIKLNVLTKQNYLLVRNMIIPVKDDYRYSKSL, translated from the coding sequence ATGATTAGCAAAAAAAAACAGATTAAAAACAGCCTTATTTATCTTCTCCCTGTGATCGTCGGCAATCTGATTCCCATCTTGACGCTGCCCATATTTACAAGAATTCTGACACCGGCGGATTATGGCGTATGGGCGCTGGCACAAGTTTACGCCATTTTTATGAACGGGGTTGCGAATTTCGGTCTGACTATCGGATACGAGAGGAACTTTTTTGAGCATAAAGAAACAAAAAATGTTGCTGGATTGTTATATTCAACCCTGCTGTTCGTCATTATAGCCTTTATTATCTGCGGATTATTTACCTATCTATTCAAATATCAGCTTTCAGGATGGATTATTGGTTCTCCGGATCATGCAAATATATTGTTCTGGTCTTATTGCGCTACCGGCATCGTGGGGTTGAAGATCTACTACCTGACATATTTCAAGAATACTGAAAACGCGAAGGCTCTTGTATGGTACACGATCGACGAGAGTTTACTTGGGGTTTTATTCTCATTGTTCATGGTGGCGTATTTACGGATTGGCGTCATTGGGCTAATATGGGGACAACTTTTGGCGAGTTGCATAATTTTCTCCATTCTTTCTTTTCGATTTGTCCGATTTCTTCCCGTGTCTTTCAACGGGGAAGCATTGAAAGATTCCTTGAAACTCAGTTTGCCTCTAACACCAAGGATTTTTTTTGGAGTAATCGGCAGTCAGTTTGACAAATATATGATAGGCCTTTTGAACACAGTGGGTGGCGTAGGCGTATACAACATCGGGCAGAAAGTGGGGTATATTGTGTTCAGTTACATGACGGCCATCCAAAATGTTTTTTCCCCGCAAGTATACAAGCGTATGTTTGATCTGGGCGAAAAAGGTGGCGAATCGGTAGGGCGTTATCTCACACCGTTTCTGTACATTTCAATTTCAATGGGCCTTATGGTTTCCCTTTTTGCCGAGGAAATCATAAGTATCCTAACACCAAAATCGTACCATGGCGCTATCGAAATTGTTATGATTTTATCTATGCTATATGGATCGTATTTCTTCGGGAAACAGCCTCAACTTATATATGCAAAAAAAACATATATTACTTCAGTCCTTACTGCGGTGAGCATTGGATTGAATATACTAATAAACATACCTTTTATTATGAAATGGGGTGCGGTTGGGGCTGCATGGGGGACTCTTTTAGCAGGACTTATATCTGGCACCGTCTCATTCATTGTTTCGCAGCAGTATTATGAAATCAAATGGGAGTATGGAAAGATAGCCTCAATTTTTCTAATATTTTTCGGTTCTACATTAGCCATGATTCTGCTGAGAAGTTTTAATATCCCTTATGAGATGAGAGTAGTTGTTAAACTGATATCATTGACTGGCTATTTGTATCTTGGCATTAAGTTAAATGTACTGACCAAACAGAATTATCTTCTTGTAAGAAATATGATCATTCCCGTAAAGGATGATTACAGATACTCAAAATCACTATAA